In Streptomyces sp. P3, one DNA window encodes the following:
- a CDS encoding ABC transporter permease, with the protein MDQFLAFTVVGLSTAAVYAVIGTGLVVTHATTGVFNFAHGAAGMLSAFAYWQLAVGWGWPVPLALAFVLLVLAPAFGLFVERVLMRPVQALGEAERLVMTVALLTGCIALARWVWDPNTARPLTPFLADRPALRIGPAAVTWHQAITMAVALAIAGALWFLLHRTCAGTEMRACVDDRALAGLTGADPLRATRLAWVLGIQLAAVGGILIAPAVALDAQQLSLLIVSAYTAAVFGRLRSLPLTFLGALVVGLLEAYLAGYLPQNDYLPGLRLAAPALLLFLALLAFPHRRLRGRGRTPVPVPHPTTRGSLLLAGAVLLFALVLVTVLAEDAVISYGTLFPLGVIALSFVPLAGHTGQISLCQLSIAGIGAVVWGHLGAHGELWALPVAVLVAAAVGALIALPALRLSGIYLALGTAAFAVVLDRWIFTLPAFEVLGVRIALFDQGSVAVTGPDLFGLHLTSPAQLLVLSAACLALASLGVAALRRGRFGRRLIALRDSEAAYATLGGRLLATKTAVFALSAGIAGLGGALYGMQLQTVTAEQFNLVAGLPLFLIAVIGGLGAVGTGLFTGIAFVAPAQLLHGAGPWAHDVTSLLVALAGMGLAQSPSGVLARLRAQWRPLGRNRPLLSALLAVLGGCWLLAVLDVANGRLLLTVGVVTALLLRSRATARRQPPTDIPPEWWGLRRPWRPDDGEVLNRATTAAS; encoded by the coding sequence ATGGATCAGTTCCTGGCCTTCACGGTCGTGGGCCTGAGCACCGCCGCCGTCTACGCCGTGATCGGCACCGGTCTGGTGGTCACCCACGCCACCACAGGTGTGTTCAACTTCGCCCATGGCGCGGCCGGGATGCTGTCCGCCTTCGCCTACTGGCAACTGGCGGTCGGCTGGGGCTGGCCGGTCCCCCTCGCCCTCGCCTTCGTCCTGCTCGTCCTGGCTCCGGCCTTCGGGCTGTTCGTCGAACGCGTGCTGATGCGGCCGGTGCAGGCCCTCGGCGAGGCCGAACGCCTGGTGATGACCGTCGCCTTGCTCACCGGGTGCATCGCGCTCGCCCGCTGGGTGTGGGACCCCAACACCGCGCGCCCGCTCACGCCGTTCCTCGCCGACCGGCCCGCCCTCCGCATCGGCCCGGCCGCGGTCACCTGGCACCAGGCCATCACCATGGCGGTCGCCCTCGCGATCGCCGGAGCCCTGTGGTTCCTGCTGCACCGCACCTGCGCCGGCACGGAGATGCGCGCCTGCGTCGACGACCGGGCGCTCGCGGGCCTCACCGGCGCGGACCCACTGCGCGCCACCCGCCTCGCCTGGGTGCTCGGCATCCAACTCGCCGCCGTCGGCGGCATCCTCATCGCCCCCGCCGTCGCACTCGACGCCCAGCAGCTCTCCCTGCTCATCGTCAGCGCGTACACCGCCGCCGTGTTCGGCCGCCTGCGCAGCCTCCCGCTCACCTTCCTCGGGGCGCTCGTCGTGGGCCTGCTGGAGGCCTACCTCGCCGGATACCTGCCGCAGAACGACTACCTGCCGGGCCTGCGCCTGGCCGCCCCCGCCCTGCTGCTGTTCCTGGCCCTGCTCGCCTTCCCCCACCGTCGGCTGCGCGGCCGGGGCCGCACCCCGGTTCCCGTCCCCCACCCCACGACACGCGGCAGCCTCCTCCTGGCGGGCGCCGTCCTGCTGTTCGCCCTGGTGCTGGTGACGGTCCTGGCGGAGGACGCCGTCATCTCCTACGGCACACTCTTCCCGCTCGGCGTCATCGCCCTGTCCTTCGTGCCGCTCGCGGGACACACCGGACAGATCTCCCTGTGCCAGCTGTCCATCGCCGGCATCGGAGCCGTGGTCTGGGGACACCTCGGTGCCCACGGCGAGCTGTGGGCACTGCCCGTAGCCGTCCTGGTCGCCGCGGCCGTCGGCGCGCTGATCGCGCTGCCCGCGCTGCGCCTGTCCGGTATCTACCTGGCCCTCGGCACCGCGGCCTTCGCCGTCGTCCTCGACCGCTGGATCTTCACCCTGCCCGCCTTCGAGGTACTGGGCGTGCGCATCGCCCTTTTCGACCAGGGCTCGGTCGCGGTCACCGGCCCCGACCTGTTCGGCCTGCACCTCACGTCCCCGGCCCAGCTGCTGGTGCTCTCCGCCGCCTGCCTCGCCCTCGCCTCGCTCGGTGTGGCCGCGCTGCGCCGCGGCCGCTTCGGCCGCCGGCTGATCGCACTGCGCGACAGCGAGGCCGCCTACGCCACCCTCGGCGGACGGCTCCTCGCCACCAAGACCGCCGTCTTCGCCCTGTCCGCCGGCATCGCGGGGCTGGGCGGCGCCCTGTACGGCATGCAGCTCCAGACCGTCACCGCCGAGCAGTTCAACCTCGTCGCCGGACTGCCCCTCTTCCTGATCGCCGTCATCGGCGGTCTCGGCGCCGTCGGCACGGGACTGTTCACCGGCATCGCCTTCGTCGCCCCGGCGCAGCTGCTGCACGGGGCCGGCCCATGGGCCCACGACGTGACGTCCCTGCTCGTCGCCCTCGCCGGCATGGGTCTCGCCCAGAGCCCCAGCGGCGTACTGGCCCGGCTGCGCGCGCAATGGCGGCCGCTGGGCCGGAACCGGCCCCTGCTGTCCGCGCTGCTCGCCGTCCTCGGCGGGTGCTGGCTGCTTGCCGTCCTCGACGTGGCGAACGGCCGGCTGCTTCTCACGGTCGGCGTGGTCACCGCCCTGCTGCTGCGCTCCCGCGCGACCGCCCGACGGCAGCCGCCCACCGACATCCCGCCCGAGTGGTGGGGCCTGCGCCGCCCCTGGCGGCCCGACGACGGGGAGGTGCTGAACCGTGCCACCACTGCTGCGAGCTGA
- a CDS encoding ABC transporter ATP-binding protein, whose translation MPPLLRAEGVTVSFGGRRALDGVSLSAEAGRVTGLIGPNGAGKSTLFDVVCGLRRPRTGRIRLGDRDITREGPARRARRGMSRTFQHLELFGRLSVRDNLLVAAELGPGRRHAARTADTVLERLGLTAVAGDLADTLPTGLARLVEVGRALVLRPRVLLLDEPAAGQDADETARFGQLLRSLADEGTAVLLVEHDMSLVMTVCDDVYVLDLGTVVAGGPPARVRHDPRVIAAYLGEARP comes from the coding sequence GTGCCACCACTGCTGCGAGCTGAGGGGGTCACCGTCTCCTTCGGGGGCCGCCGCGCTCTCGACGGCGTGTCCCTGAGCGCCGAGGCGGGCCGGGTCACCGGCCTCATCGGCCCCAACGGCGCCGGAAAGTCCACCCTGTTCGACGTGGTGTGCGGGCTGCGCCGACCCCGCACCGGCCGTATCCGTCTCGGCGACCGCGACATCACCCGCGAGGGCCCCGCCCGCCGCGCCCGGCGCGGAATGTCCCGCACCTTCCAGCACCTGGAGCTCTTCGGCCGACTCTCCGTGCGCGACAACCTCCTGGTCGCCGCCGAACTCGGTCCCGGGCGCCGCCACGCGGCCCGAACGGCCGACACGGTACTGGAGAGGCTCGGCCTGACCGCCGTGGCGGGCGACCTCGCGGACACGCTCCCCACCGGCCTGGCCCGCCTCGTCGAGGTCGGCCGCGCCCTCGTCCTGCGCCCACGCGTCCTGCTCCTCGACGAACCCGCAGCCGGACAGGACGCCGACGAGACGGCCCGGTTCGGCCAGTTGCTGCGCTCGCTCGCCGACGAGGGCACGGCCGTCCTGCTCGTCGAGCACGACATGAGCCTGGTCATGACCGTCTGCGACGACGTGTACGTCCTCGACCTGGGCACCGTCGTCGCCGGCGGCCCGCCCGCCCGCGTCCGGCACGACCCGAGGGTCATCGCCGCCTATCTGGGGGAGGCACGGCCATGA
- a CDS encoding ABC transporter ATP-binding protein: MSGPLLELEDIHAAHGAITVLHAVDLAVEAGRVVALLGPNGAGKTTLLSVAAGVHRPSSGRLLLGGRSATGIHARDLARAGVCLVPQGRGVFPNLSVRDNLRMMTFTGRAQQEIEENAYARFPVLATRRTQPAGTLSGGEQQMLALARGLATDPAVLLLDELSMGLAPVVVAELYELVAEIARQGVALLVVEQFATAVLKIADHAAVVVRGRIQWQGHPDGSLHAELSSYYLGSPT; the protein is encoded by the coding sequence ATGAGCGGACCCCTGCTGGAGCTGGAGGACATCCACGCCGCCCACGGTGCCATCACCGTCCTGCACGCCGTCGACCTGGCCGTCGAGGCGGGCCGGGTGGTGGCCCTCCTCGGCCCCAACGGAGCCGGCAAGACCACCCTCCTGTCGGTCGCCGCCGGAGTACATCGACCCAGCTCCGGCCGACTGCTGCTCGGCGGCCGGAGCGCCACGGGAATCCACGCCCGCGACCTCGCCCGCGCCGGCGTGTGCCTGGTGCCCCAGGGCCGCGGCGTCTTCCCCAACCTCTCCGTGCGCGACAACCTCCGGATGATGACCTTCACGGGCCGCGCCCAGCAGGAGATCGAGGAGAACGCCTACGCCCGCTTCCCCGTCCTCGCGACCCGGCGCACCCAGCCCGCGGGCACGCTCTCCGGCGGCGAACAGCAGATGCTCGCCCTGGCCCGCGGCCTCGCCACCGACCCGGCCGTCCTCCTCCTGGACGAGCTCTCCATGGGACTCGCGCCGGTGGTCGTCGCCGAGCTTTACGAACTCGTCGCCGAGATCGCCCGGCAGGGCGTCGCGCTGCTCGTCGTCGAGCAGTTCGCCACGGCCGTGCTGAAGATCGCCGACCACGCCGCCGTCGTCGTCCGCGGCCGCATCCAGTGGCAGGGGCACCCCGACGGCTCCCTGCACGCCGAACTCTCCTCCTACTACCTGGGGAGCCCGACATGA
- a CDS encoding amidohydrolase family protein: MDRDDMILISVDDHIIEPPDLFANHLPARYKKDAPRLVHSEDGSDVWQFRDARIGNAALNAVAGRPKEEYGMEPQGLEEIRPGCYDVDERVADMNAGGVLAQLNFPSFPGFSARLFATEDSDFSLALVRAYNDWHIDEWCAAHPGRFIPMALPAIWDAELCAQEIRRVAEKGCHALTFPENPVPLGYPSFHSEYWDPVWRALTDCGTVMNLHIGSSGRLAITAPDAPPDVMMTLQPINLVQAAADLMWSRVLKEYPAIRIALSEGGTGWIPYFLDRLDRTYEMHATWTLQDFGGKQPSEIFREHFLTCFISDPIGVKLRHDIGIDNICWEADYPHSDSMWPNAPEELHEVLTANSVPDTDINKMTHENAMRWYSFDPFAHVPREQATVGALRRAAGDHDVSVRSRSRQIIAPAEKLAVYRRKAEAALAAAQQKGG, translated from the coding sequence ATGGACCGCGACGACATGATCCTCATCAGCGTCGACGACCACATCATCGAACCGCCGGACCTGTTCGCCAACCACCTGCCCGCCCGCTACAAGAAGGACGCTCCGCGTCTGGTCCACAGCGAGGACGGCAGTGACGTCTGGCAGTTCCGGGACGCCCGGATAGGCAATGCCGCGCTCAACGCGGTCGCGGGCCGGCCCAAGGAGGAGTACGGCATGGAGCCGCAGGGCCTGGAGGAGATCAGGCCCGGCTGCTACGACGTCGACGAGCGGGTGGCCGACATGAACGCCGGCGGCGTCCTCGCCCAGCTGAACTTCCCCTCCTTCCCCGGCTTCTCCGCCCGCCTGTTCGCCACCGAGGACTCCGACTTCTCGCTCGCCCTGGTGCGCGCCTACAACGACTGGCACATCGACGAGTGGTGCGCCGCCCATCCCGGCCGCTTCATCCCCATGGCCCTCCCCGCCATCTGGGACGCCGAACTGTGCGCCCAGGAGATACGCCGGGTCGCCGAGAAGGGCTGTCACGCCCTCACCTTCCCGGAGAACCCGGTCCCGCTCGGCTACCCCAGCTTCCACTCCGAGTACTGGGATCCGGTATGGCGGGCACTGACCGACTGCGGCACGGTCATGAATCTGCACATCGGGTCCTCCGGCCGCCTCGCCATCACCGCGCCCGACGCCCCGCCGGACGTGATGATGACCCTCCAGCCCATCAACCTCGTGCAGGCGGCCGCCGACCTGATGTGGTCCCGCGTCCTCAAGGAGTACCCGGCCATCAGGATCGCCCTGTCGGAGGGCGGCACCGGCTGGATCCCGTACTTCCTGGACCGCCTCGACCGCACCTACGAGATGCACGCCACCTGGACGCTCCAGGACTTCGGCGGCAAGCAGCCCTCGGAGATCTTCCGCGAGCACTTCCTGACCTGCTTCATCAGCGACCCGATCGGGGTGAAGCTCCGTCACGACATCGGCATCGACAACATCTGCTGGGAGGCCGACTACCCGCACAGCGACTCGATGTGGCCCAACGCCCCCGAGGAACTCCACGAGGTGCTGACCGCGAACTCCGTGCCGGACACCGACATCAACAAGATGACGCACGAGAACGCGATGCGCTGGTACTCCTTCGACCCGTTCGCCCACGTCCCCCGCGAACAGGCCACCGTGGGCGCGCTGCGCAGGGCCGCGGGGGACCACGACGTGTCCGTCAGGTCCCGCAGCCGCCAGATCATCGCCCCCGCCGAGAAGCTGGCCGTCTACCGCAGGAAGGCCGAGGCCGCGCTCGCCGCCGCGCAGCAGAAGGGAGGCTGA
- a CDS encoding DUF2264 domain-containing protein, with protein MTPSEDRDLSPYTGWTRHHWTDLADRMLAAVDPYRSARGARIGLPGPASRHGLVSDGLEGFARTFLLAGFRVTGEKGADPAGLLERYAEGLAAGTDPHSPEAWPRPDELDQAKVEAASVALVLQLTRPWLWDRLDDGVRERIVGWLGTVVNQPYPPINWVWFRIVVESFLREVGGPWSADDIEEDLAVHASLRRPGGWLSDGQERAYDHYAGWALHLYPLLWTHLFDVTGTLCPPSLRQTWADDLARYLDDAVRMVGADGSPLLQGRSLIYRFAAAAPFWVGAVTGTGGQPPGLVRRVTSGMVRYFTDHGAPDRDGLLGLGWHADWPAMRQAYSGPGSPYWATKGMLGLMLPAEHPVWTAPEKPLPVEAGDVARVIEAPGWLLGARRRDGIAVVLNHGTDHAGPGDLRADSPLYARLGYSTATVPPLIGAAVTDPVDNAVVVLDDAGRAGHRSGFTTLFARELAGGVLTAASRGPVRWVDSGADDSPDHGSGRNGPTRPGPVITVVSVLRAGTEIRLIRVDPPQTGPDPTWCSVRLGGWPLAADLQPRTRSGAHGWQGPYAEARTASLRSRLCGLRGLHHGGVAIAKDDSPLGSRSATPWLATDGVPYGEVLAAIVLLDRGGADVPAPALAVHPTPDGGHQAVLTWPDGHTLCVEVPATGSR; from the coding sequence ATGACGCCCAGCGAGGATCGGGATCTGTCCCCGTACACGGGATGGACCAGACACCACTGGACCGATCTCGCCGACCGGATGCTCGCGGCGGTTGATCCGTATCGCTCTGCGCGCGGGGCCCGGATCGGACTGCCTGGTCCGGCGAGCCGCCACGGCCTGGTCTCCGACGGCCTGGAGGGCTTCGCCCGTACCTTCCTGCTCGCCGGTTTCCGCGTCACCGGGGAGAAAGGCGCCGACCCCGCAGGCCTGCTGGAACGGTATGCGGAGGGCCTTGCGGCGGGCACCGACCCCCACTCACCGGAGGCCTGGCCCCGCCCGGACGAACTCGACCAGGCCAAGGTCGAGGCCGCCTCCGTCGCGCTGGTGCTGCAACTGACCAGGCCCTGGCTGTGGGACCGGCTGGACGACGGGGTGCGGGAACGGATCGTCGGATGGCTGGGGACCGTCGTCAACCAGCCTTACCCGCCCATCAACTGGGTCTGGTTCCGGATCGTCGTGGAGTCGTTCCTGCGCGAGGTCGGCGGACCGTGGTCGGCTGACGACATCGAGGAGGACCTGGCCGTCCACGCCTCACTGCGCCGCCCCGGCGGCTGGCTCAGCGACGGACAAGAACGGGCCTACGACCACTACGCCGGCTGGGCGCTGCACCTCTACCCGCTGCTGTGGACCCACCTGTTCGACGTCACCGGCACCCTGTGCCCGCCGTCCCTGCGCCAGACCTGGGCCGACGACCTCGCCCGCTATCTCGACGACGCGGTACGCATGGTCGGCGCCGACGGCTCCCCGCTGTTGCAGGGCCGCAGTCTGATCTACCGTTTCGCCGCCGCGGCGCCCTTCTGGGTCGGCGCGGTGACCGGCACCGGCGGGCAACCGCCCGGCCTGGTGCGCCGGGTGACCAGCGGCATGGTCCGGTACTTCACCGACCACGGGGCCCCCGACCGGGACGGACTCCTCGGCCTGGGCTGGCACGCCGATTGGCCCGCGATGCGGCAGGCGTATTCCGGGCCCGGCTCGCCGTACTGGGCGACCAAGGGCATGCTCGGGCTGATGCTGCCCGCGGAGCATCCGGTGTGGACGGCCCCGGAGAAGCCGCTGCCGGTGGAGGCCGGGGACGTGGCCCGAGTGATCGAGGCCCCCGGCTGGCTGCTCGGTGCCCGGCGCCGCGACGGCATCGCGGTGGTGCTCAACCACGGTACCGATCACGCGGGCCCCGGCGACCTGCGCGCGGACTCACCGCTGTACGCGCGGCTGGGCTACTCCACGGCCACCGTTCCGCCCCTGATCGGCGCGGCCGTGACGGACCCCGTGGACAACGCGGTCGTGGTGCTCGACGACGCCGGCCGGGCCGGCCATCGAAGCGGGTTCACGACCCTGTTCGCCCGTGAGCTCGCGGGCGGGGTGCTCACCGCCGCCTCACGGGGACCGGTGCGCTGGGTCGACAGCGGCGCCGACGACTCACCTGACCACGGCTCCGGCCGAAACGGTCCGACGAGGCCCGGTCCGGTGATCACCGTCGTCTCGGTGCTGCGGGCAGGGACGGAGATCCGGCTGATCAGGGTCGACCCGCCGCAAACGGGACCGGACCCCACCTGGTGCTCGGTCCGCCTCGGCGGCTGGCCGCTGGCCGCCGACCTCCAGCCCCGTACCCGGTCGGGCGCCCACGGCTGGCAAGGCCCGTACGCCGAGGCACGCACCGCGTCCCTGCGGTCGCGGCTCTGCGGCCTTCGTGGGCTGCACCACGGCGGAGTCGCCATCGCGAAGGACGACAGCCCGCTCGGCAGCCGCAGCGCGACGCCTTGGCTGGCCACGGACGGCGTGCCGTACGGCGAGGTGCTCGCCGCGATCGTGCTCCTCGACCGGGGCGGAGCGGACGTACCCGCCCCCGCCCTTGCCGTGCACCCCACTCCCGACGGCGGTCACCAAGCCGTACTCACCTGGCCGGACGGTCACACCCTGTGCGTCGAAGTGCCGGCCACCGGGTCACGGTGA
- a CDS encoding substrate-binding domain-containing protein translates to MTENRPFALQRRERLMDELRLHGAVRVRDLALLLEVSELTVRRDIAALAARGLLTKVHGGAALPTELDSAQTQARRTRPAATAFSVGMVVPSLDYYWPQVVSGARAAAAALGVQLQLRGSSYDQAEDRRQISRLVEAKQVQGLLLAPNLDGDGAGEMIDWIGNLPVPTILVERQISSWTPTLRQLEWVRSDHALGLEMAVRHLHEHGHRRIGLVLSKGSPTSVHLAHGWHKACAELGLPDDFVVRAGVALYEPGHRQAIEEILERCRRYGTTALIAHSDPDAISIAQYLSEQGIAIPDDIALVGYDDEVAHLAEPAITAVRPPKARVGRTAVEMMVSRLKEGKRRPPQRVLILPELILRDSSVRRTTI, encoded by the coding sequence ATGACCGAGAACCGGCCGTTCGCCCTTCAGCGCAGGGAGCGACTCATGGACGAGTTGCGTCTGCACGGCGCCGTACGGGTCCGTGACCTGGCACTCCTCCTGGAGGTCAGCGAGCTGACCGTACGCCGCGACATCGCCGCCCTCGCCGCGCGCGGCCTGCTGACGAAGGTGCACGGGGGTGCCGCCCTGCCGACCGAACTCGACTCGGCCCAGACCCAGGCCCGCCGCACCCGCCCGGCGGCGACCGCCTTCTCCGTCGGGATGGTCGTGCCGTCGTTGGACTACTACTGGCCGCAGGTCGTCAGCGGTGCCCGCGCGGCCGCGGCCGCCCTCGGTGTCCAGCTCCAGTTGCGCGGCTCCAGTTACGACCAGGCCGAGGACCGCCGGCAGATCAGTCGGCTGGTCGAGGCCAAGCAGGTGCAGGGCCTGCTCCTGGCCCCCAACCTCGACGGCGACGGCGCCGGCGAGATGATCGACTGGATCGGCAACCTGCCGGTGCCGACCATCCTGGTGGAGCGGCAGATCTCCTCCTGGACGCCGACCCTGCGCCAGCTGGAATGGGTACGCAGCGACCACGCACTCGGTCTGGAGATGGCCGTGCGCCACCTCCACGAGCACGGACACCGCCGGATCGGGCTGGTGCTGTCCAAGGGCAGTCCGACCTCGGTCCACCTCGCCCACGGCTGGCACAAGGCCTGCGCGGAACTCGGCCTTCCCGACGACTTCGTGGTCCGTGCGGGGGTGGCCCTCTACGAGCCGGGCCACCGGCAGGCCATCGAGGAGATCCTGGAGCGGTGCCGCAGGTACGGGACCACCGCGCTGATCGCGCACAGCGACCCCGACGCCATCTCCATCGCCCAGTACCTCTCCGAGCAGGGCATCGCCATCCCGGACGACATCGCCCTGGTCGGCTACGACGACGAGGTCGCCCATCTCGCCGAGCCCGCGATCACGGCCGTCCGCCCGCCCAAGGCCCGCGTCGGCCGGACGGCGGTCGAGATGATGGTCTCCCGCCTCAAGGAGGGCAAACGCCGTCCGCCGCAGCGCGTGCTCATCCTGCCGGAACTCATCCTGCGCGACTCCTCGGTCAGGAGGACGACGATCTGA
- a CDS encoding hydroxyacid dehydrogenase — translation MQRKPHALIVMDSESFAAHFDSVRLARLADLVTLDELMFTDSLDDPGQRARLGEAEVLITSWGAPMLTPELLAAAPALRAVLHCAGSVRHLVGDEVYRRGIRVVSAADANAVPVAQYTLASVILAGKKAPFLAADEQRAYRGWGPVITGYGDLSNFDRTVGIVGFSRIGRKVVELLRVLEGTTCLVADPYADPVAVGKAGATLVPLDELLLRADVLSLHAPELPETRHMIGAKELALLPDHATVINTARGSLIDSEALAAECACGRLHAILDVTDPEPLPAESPLRNLPGVMITPHIAGSLGSEIHRLTDHTLDELARWIARHPLRHEITAQEWALGRHA, via the coding sequence ATGCAGAGGAAGCCCCACGCTCTGATCGTCATGGACAGCGAGAGCTTCGCCGCGCATTTCGACTCCGTCCGCCTCGCGCGCCTGGCCGACCTGGTCACCCTCGACGAGCTGATGTTCACCGACAGCCTCGACGACCCGGGGCAGCGGGCCCGCCTCGGGGAGGCGGAGGTCCTGATCACCTCCTGGGGCGCGCCCATGCTGACGCCCGAGCTGCTGGCCGCCGCCCCCGCGCTGCGGGCCGTGCTGCACTGCGCGGGCAGCGTCCGCCACCTGGTGGGGGACGAGGTGTATCGCCGCGGGATCCGGGTGGTCTCGGCGGCGGACGCCAACGCGGTCCCCGTCGCGCAGTACACGCTGGCGTCCGTGATCCTCGCCGGCAAGAAGGCCCCGTTCCTCGCCGCCGACGAACAGCGCGCCTACCGGGGCTGGGGGCCGGTGATCACAGGCTACGGCGACCTGTCGAACTTCGACCGCACCGTGGGGATCGTCGGCTTCTCCCGGATCGGCCGCAAGGTCGTCGAACTGCTCCGAGTCCTGGAGGGGACCACCTGCCTGGTCGCGGACCCCTACGCGGACCCGGTCGCGGTGGGGAAGGCGGGCGCCACCCTCGTCCCGCTGGACGAACTGCTCCTGAGAGCCGATGTACTTTCCCTGCACGCGCCCGAACTGCCGGAGACCCGACACATGATCGGCGCGAAGGAACTCGCCCTGCTGCCCGACCACGCCACGGTGATCAACACGGCGAGGGGCAGCCTGATCGACTCCGAGGCACTGGCCGCCGAGTGCGCCTGCGGCCGTCTCCACGCCATCCTCGACGTCACCGACCCCGAGCCGCTGCCCGCGGAGTCACCGCTGCGGAACCTGCCCGGAGTGATGATCACTCCGCATATCGCGGGTTCGCTCGGCTCGGAGATCCATCGCCTCACCGACCACACCCTGGACGAGCTGGCCCGGTGGATCGCGCGACACCCCCTGCGCCACGAGATCACCGCGCAGGAGTGGGCCCTGGGCCGTCACGCCTGA
- a CDS encoding ABC transporter substrate-binding protein codes for MRHPLRALTALAALSLLTTACGAGDEPARTADGKTVVKIALWNYKSTPEFKALIDGFEAENPKIDVQPVDILADDYSDKVTTMLAGGDTTDVLTMKNVTDYARFATRGQLRSLGSDAKKLDQAKYSGLDAFDLDGDYFALPYRQDFWVLFYNRKLVDGADLSHLTWSDYAKLAKKLTKGKGDSKVYGTYLHTWRSVIQAISAAQTGGDLLGGDYSFFKDQYKMALDLQKSGAAIPFSTAKSQQVEYNSMLTTGKAAMVPMGTWWPARLLQEKAQGLHDVDWGMAPMPQITDNGKTVTFGSPTAFAVNKKAKNAEAAEKFVLWASGPKGAAAIARIGVHPAYSDATVVDNLFGVDGMPTDALSKQAMSPDTVKLEMPVSDKSSDIDQILGEEHELVMSGEKSIGDGIKDMGARVKSEVE; via the coding sequence ATGCGCCACCCGCTCAGAGCCCTCACCGCCCTCGCCGCGCTCTCCCTGCTCACCACCGCCTGCGGTGCGGGCGACGAACCCGCCAGGACCGCCGACGGCAAGACCGTCGTCAAGATCGCCCTCTGGAACTACAAGAGCACCCCGGAGTTCAAGGCACTGATCGACGGCTTCGAGGCCGAGAACCCGAAGATCGACGTCCAGCCCGTCGACATCCTCGCCGACGACTACTCCGACAAGGTCACCACCATGCTCGCCGGCGGCGACACCACCGACGTGCTGACCATGAAGAACGTCACCGACTACGCCCGGTTCGCCACCCGCGGTCAGCTCCGCTCGCTCGGCTCCGACGCCAAGAAGCTCGACCAGGCCAAGTACTCCGGTCTCGACGCCTTCGACCTCGACGGCGACTACTTCGCCCTGCCCTACCGGCAGGATTTCTGGGTGCTCTTCTACAACAGGAAGCTCGTCGACGGCGCCGACCTGTCCCACCTGACCTGGTCGGACTACGCCAAGCTGGCCAAGAAGCTCACCAAGGGCAAGGGCGACTCCAAGGTCTACGGCACCTACCTGCACACCTGGCGCTCCGTGATCCAGGCGATATCCGCTGCGCAGACCGGCGGCGACCTGCTGGGCGGTGACTACTCCTTCTTCAAGGACCAGTACAAGATGGCCCTGGACCTCCAGAAGTCCGGCGCCGCGATACCTTTCTCCACGGCCAAGAGCCAGCAGGTCGAGTACAACTCGATGCTCACCACCGGCAAGGCCGCGATGGTCCCCATGGGCACCTGGTGGCCCGCCCGGCTACTGCAGGAGAAGGCCCAGGGTCTGCACGACGTCGACTGGGGCATGGCGCCGATGCCGCAGATCACCGACAACGGCAAGACCGTCACCTTCGGCTCGCCGACCGCCTTCGCCGTGAACAAGAAGGCGAAGAACGCCGAGGCCGCGGAGAAGTTCGTGCTGTGGGCCTCCGGTCCCAAGGGCGCGGCCGCGATCGCCAGGATCGGAGTCCATCCCGCCTACTCCGACGCCACGGTCGTCGACAACCTCTTCGGTGTCGACGGGATGCCCACCGACGCCCTGTCGAAGCAGGCCATGAGCCCCGACACGGTCAAGCTGGAGATGCCGGTCAGCGACAAGTCCTCCGACATCGACCAGATCCTCGGCGAGGAGCACGAGCTGGTCATGTCCGGTGAGAAGTCCATCGGCGACGGTATCAAGGACATGGGCGCCCGCGTGAAGTCCGAAGTCGAATGA